The Centroberyx gerrardi isolate f3 unplaced genomic scaffold, fCenGer3.hap1.cur.20231027 Scaffold_176, whole genome shotgun sequence genomic sequence GAAATTGCATTTTTACTAGTCATAATGCCAATTGTGGATATccataatgacatttttactaGTCACAATGTATTTTGGATATTCAAAATTACATTATGGATATCTGGAATGGTTTTTCATTTTGGAtatctgaaattaaaattatGACTAGTAACAATTGGATTGTAGATATCTGAAATGGGAGTTTTTCCTAGTAAGAATTCTATTGTGGATATCTGAAATTGAAAGCCCAATACACCTGAATGGCAAAAGTGACGTCATTTGTCCTAGGTAGAATGACGTTGTGGATATCTGAAATGACAATTGTGGATAGGAATTGTGGATATCTGAAATGTTCTTTTTGACTAGGAAGAATTGAATTACAGATATCTGCAATATATATCCAGTCTAgctattaaatgttaaaacggCTTGCCAtaggctacactgtgtgtgggaagcgctgtgatcatcagacctctctgggttagacaagcaagtagagaaaaccggcatgagccataccaatttattgccaaatgctttgggattcaacacattaacattgcttcccatggtcagaaaaagtcgccagatttgtcgctagtcgcttttgagaaataaagtcgccagggagGTTGGTAGTCTTTTGATTCACTTGCGCCACTGTAAAGTCGGATGATCATAAACCGGATAATCCAGTAACGAGTAAGGAGCCCATTTAAATTTCAGTAATTGTAATTGCGctatttaatttgaaaaagtaattagttacattactaGTTACTGCCAAAAGTTACTTTGTCTATCATAGAAATTAGCTGTTCAAGTTTTACAGTGACTTTATATATTTTGGAAATCTCACTTTTTCGTGATTAAAAAGTGTGATTGCCACGTGAAAGTAGCCCATTTAAGTCTTCAGAGAAAAAATACTGTCTATATgttaaaaaaaggcaaaaaccaAAATCTACAAAATATATGTAAGTACACAAATATGTACACGCACAAAAGCAGGACAATTGCTTATTTCAGTTGTATATGAGAATACTACCCATATCAGGTTGCCTGGCAACATAATAAGGCAGTGAGTAAGGAGAGATTGACCATTCTTGGCAGAAagccaaataaaaacaaaactaaacaaagaaaaaaagaaaaaaatgtgtgataGGGTGGGCACTGGGCAGAATGAGTGATATAACTGGTTATTAAAAGCATTAACATTTGTATGTGCTTACACAATGTGTCTAATGGATAATTTTACATCTATCCACAATGTAAAATCTAACTCATTGTCTTCTGTCTCTAATCTCCACTTCACAGATTTTAAATGTACAGACAAACCGGTATTCAACCCATCCAGACTGGTAGTGAGGCACGGTGACCCAGCCTCTGTcatttgcactgtatgtgagcaTGCTTGCAAACCAATTACGCATGACAGCGTAATTGGTTTGGAAGTGTCTGTGGGAGAGACTACGACAAATGGAACAAAGATATCGTGGAAGGTTGACAATATAACCGAATGGAAGTCGGCTCCCAAGTGCTATTATTCTCTTACAAATGATCACTGTTGCAGCAGTCTGGCCTTAACTATATACCGTAAGTGACCTTACTGctgaacacaatgctgcaactACTCAACACTTCTATGGTGTATGTAATTAGAATGTCTTGTATGATACAGCATGTTGGGCAGATTAAGGTagattcaatcaatcaattcaatcTTAGTTTTTGGTATAATATATAGTTAAAGACATTTAGGCTCAGTCATAATATATCATTTGCTATTTACACAGCCTTTaacttgttttgtgtgtgtgtgtgtgtgtgtgtgtgtgtttgtctgtctccctccccatctccccAGAGCCTCCAGACAGTGTGTCCATCAGCTATGTAAATCACTCTGGGCCAGTGCTTGAGGGTCATCAGTACACTCTGCAGTGTATCGTCCAGGACGTCGCTCCTGTTGAGAGCCTCGCTGTGACTTTCTACAGAGGACAGGCGGCGCTCGGCCCTCCACAGTCCAAGAATAACACAGAGAAGACACCGGTGACCGAGATCTTCACTCTGAACATCAACCCCAGTAGAGAACATGATGGACTCCAGTACTGGTGTGAAGCCAAGCTGGACCTGGGACCTGAGGGACCACAGGGACCTGAAGGACCTCATGTGGTGAAGTCGAACAACCTCACCGCCTCGGTCCACTGTGAGTCTGACGATAAAACCAACACACCTTG encodes the following:
- the LOC144538434 gene encoding cell adhesion molecule CEACAM20-like yields the protein MFFKLFVVSLLTFLRILHVSGCDFKCTDKPVFNPSRLVVRHGDPASVICTVCEHACKPITHDSVIGLEVSVGETTTNGTKISWKVDNITEWKSAPKCYYSLTNDHCCSSLALTIYQPPDSVSISYVNHSGPVLEGHQYTLQCIVQDVAPVESLAVTFYRGQAALGPPQSKNNTEKTPVTEIFTLNINPSREHDGLQYWCEAKLDLGPEGPQGPEGPHVVKSNNLTASVHYLAHENQAASLYLISITAGDTLQLNCSAMGNPSPSYSWTLPKAPSPSSASVLTIDSVDFDHEGQYICVASNNLGNITVMFNVDVQVDLLPIIAGLAAAAVAVIMGISCFVYTSHYRHTRTGHYRLKDVFRLRRSTHVAVPNGVD